The DNA window CGGAGAAGATCCAGGAAGTCTCTCTGTTGCGTGGTCAGGCGGTCATTTCCGGGAGGTTCCATGCCCCAGAATGAAAAGAGTACAGGTGGAATTGCTGTGATGCAGCGCCGACCAACTGCAGTTTTTTCTAAGGATGAAAGGGAATTACGCAGCACCGCCATAGCCTGGTCGCGCTCCTCGTACTGAGCCTTTGGGTAGTCCCATGCCCAAGCCGGTAGCTCAATCAGTCTTGAAACTGGATTTGTTCGTAGCGTGAAAATATCTTTGAATTGCTCTAGAAGTTTATATATTTCTATTGATTTTGTGACGCCCAGAACCCGCATGTATTCTGAAGTTGTGCACCTTAATCTGCCACCAGTCTTCCATGTGTAAGGGCTACTGACCCCGCACAGTGTTACATCGTTACCGGCAGCATCGCTTTTGAAGCCCTTGACCTTCCAGCGGCTGGACTGTATCCCGCCGTTGATGTTGCGCCGGAGGTTTTTAACATCCACGCCATGCTTTCCGCCTACGCGCAGATCCATCTGTTGCCATTCCGTCGTGCTTCCATCCAGTTGATGCAAAGCGATATCTTCTGTGGGCAGCCCCAATCCGTTGATGTAAGTCGCAGCGCATTTTTCCGCTGCTCGCGCAGTCATCATTTGGGCGCTCAGGGCGTGCGCCATCTCTTCCGGCGTGTCAATTCCTAACTGTGGGATCCACATGTCGGATAAGCGTTGATCATTATGGTTGAGGCTGGAGAGAACAAGAGTTGCGTCCATGCGCCCAACTTCGTGGGATTGATTCGCAATGTAGCTAAGTCGTTCGATTGAATTGCCTGGATCTGCGTCACATTTTTGTAAGGCGATTGCGACTGTTGTCCAAGGCGCGTCTGTCCATTTTTCCCACTGCAGCCAGTGCGAATCCAATGGCAGTCCCGATTTTATCGATTCCTTAAGGACATCCCACCAGTTGGTCCCAGTTTGGGGCTGGTTTTCGAGGGCGAGACGTGCCCATTGCGCTGCTTCCGAAACCAACATCTGCGTCCTATTTGCAAATGCGATGCGTTGTAACTGATCTCGGTGGGCAGGTAATGATTCCCACATTGGCTTAAGCCATGTGATGTCAATTTCCCTCTTGTTATCCTTGATTTGGTCGAATAGTGTCTCTACTGCACGCGGCGTCCTGGCGTTAAGATGGTGCGAAATGGCGCGCTTCCATACTGGCTGTGGCGCAAGAGCTAAGGTGTCGAGCATTGCAGGTGAGAGCCACTCTGCTTCCGTCATTGCATCAATCATTGGATGCAGCAAGCGGTCGATTGCCGGGCTAATACCCGCTAGTAATCGAAGAATAGGGGCAGGGCCGACGTCGGCATCCGACGAGGCTTCTCTATGCGCAAGATGCTGCCGAGCCAGTTCGATAGTGTCTGCGTCGGTTGGAGCGAGTGGCCTGACACTGCTTGCGGATAGACGGCCGTCTGGCTGTCCAACCACGCGCATTCGGATTAGGCGACCTAGTAGCTGGCTATTTATCGATTTGAGAGATGAAATCCGGCTTTCATTAAGGAAAATCTCGCGATTCCGATCGCCAGTCAAACAGCATGCGAAGCCAAATCCACGATTGTGGACCTGTACCACAACGCCGAAATCCTCCATCTCTACTGTGACGCCCTGAGTGAAGCCTCGTTTTGAGCTATTTCCCATCCTTGGTCATGTCCTGAATGCGGCATCAGCATTCTACTTGCGTCCCGGCGGTTTCCATAATGCAGTTGGTAATCTGAGTGGTGATACTCCAGAATCCCTCACCCCGCCGCGTTCATACGATCCACCGCGTCATCGGCCCCGGGAGTGCGTACCGGCGCGTTCTCCTCGGTTGCCGCGCGCCATAGCGATTCGACCGTCGTCTCAAGCGTTGGGACGCGCCCGCTGCTGTCGCGGGCGCTGCCTATTACGCCCTGCACCCGCGGCTCATAGGCCGGTTGCTACATGCCCCGGATGTGGGAACGCGTTTTCGCCAGAACTCGTGGTGGGTGAGAGGCAGGGGCGCACCAGGCGCACGCGCAGGCTCAGCGGCGCGACTTCGATGGCCAGACGGGTCCGCTATGCCAGGGCAGTCAACCTCGGGGCGGCCTTTACGCGATTGGTAGGGATGTCGCAGGCGCGGATCGCGCGCCTGGGCGCTTGATTACTTGGCACGTCATTGGTGTTGTGCCCCGCAGCATGGACTTTCGTGCACTGCGTCTTGCAAAAAAACAATTTCCTCCCCATGGTGCAATCGATTGCATTGCAGCGAAATCGTCAGCGTTTGATACCGGTTGGGAGGCCGGAAAGTGGATGTCCATCCATTCGATCAGACCGGGCCCGGGGCTCACGCGGCGCGATGCGCTGCGCATCGCGGTTGCCGGCAGTCTCGGCCTCGGCGCTGCGGGCGTTCTGCCTGCGTTTGCAGCCACTGCGCCGCTCAAGGGCAACCTGAAGCATTCCGTGGCCCGCTGGACCTTCCCGCAGCTGTCGGTCGCCCAGCTCTGCCAGACGGTGAAGGGCATCGGTTTTGCCGCCATTGACCTGGTGGGCCCGGAGGATTGGCCCACGCTGAAGGCGCATGGCGTATACAGCTCGATGTGCAACGGCGCCGAGCTGGGCCTCACCAAGGGCTTTGCCGGCCGTGAGTTCCACGATCTGCTGGTGGAGCGCTACACGCGGCACATCGACCTGGTCGCCGATGCCGGCTATCGCAATCTCATCTGCTTTTCCGGCAACCGCAACGGCATGGACCCGCAGGACGGCATGGCCAACGCCGAGGCTGGCCTCAAGCGCATCCTCGGGCATGCCGAGAAGCGCGGCGTGGTGCTGGTGATGGAGCTGCTGAACTCCAGGGTCGACCACCACGACTACCTGTGTGACCACTCCGCCTGGGGCGTGCAGCTGTGCCAGCGGCTCGGCTCGGACAACTTCGGTCTGCTGTACGACATCTATCACATGCAGATCATGGAGGGTGACATCATCGCCACCATCGGCAGGCACCACGCCTGCTTCAAGCACTACCACACCGCTGGCGTGCCTGGACGGCATGAGATCGGGGACCAGCAGGAGCTCAATTACCCCGCCATCTGTCGCGCGATCCGCGACACCGGTTTCGATGGTTATCTGGCGCAGGAATTCATGCCTGCAGCGCCTGATGCCGTCGGCTCGCTGCGCGAGGCGATCCGCCTCTGCGACGTCTGAAACGATATCCACCCAGGTGATAGACCCATGGCAGATAATCATTACGACGCCATCGTTGTTGGCTCGGGAATCAGTGGCGGTTGGGCGGCGAAGGAGCTGACCGAGAAGGGCCTGAAGGTCCTGATGCTGGAACGCGGACGCAACATCGAGCACGTCAAGGACTACGTCAATGCGATGAAGGAGCCGTGGGATTTCCCGCATCGCAACCGGCCTACACAGGCGATGAAGGCTGCCTTCCCGGTGTTGATGCGCGACTACGCCCTGGCCGAGAACCTGCAGGGCATGTGGGCCGACGAACAGGAGTCGCCCTACATCGAGACCAAGCGATTCGACTGGTTCCGCGGCTACCACGTGGGTGGCCGTTCGCTGATGTGGGGCCGTCAGAGTTATCGCTTCTCCGACCTGGATTTCGAAGCGAACCTGAAGGACGGCATCGCCGCTGACTGGCCGATCCGCTACGCCGATATCGCACCCTGGTACGACCATGTGGAGAAGTTCGCCGGCATCGCCGGCACGCGTGAAGGGTTGGACGTGTTGCCGGACGGCGAGTTCCTGCCGCCGATCCCGTTGAACATCGTCGAAAAGGACGTGGCCGCGCGGATCCAGAAAGCCTTCGGCGGAACGCGGCACATGATCCACTCGCGCACCGCCAACATCACCAAGCCCATGCCGGAGCAGGGCCGCGTCAATTGCCAGTACCGCAACAAGTGCATTCTCGGCTGTCCCTTCGGCGCCTACTTCTCGACCCAGTCGGCAACGCTGCCGGCGGCCATGAAGACCGGCAACCTGACGTTGCGGCCCTTCTCGATCGTCAAGGAAGTGCTCTACGACAAGGACCGCAAGCGTGCGCGCGGCGTGGAGGTCATCGACGCAGAGACCGGCCAGACCTACCAGTACACGGCCAAGGTCATCTTCCTCAACGCGTCCTCCTTCAACTCGACCTGGCTGCTGATGAACTCGGCCACCGATGTGTGGGAAGGCGGGCTGGGCTCTTCGTCCGGCGAACTGGGGCACAACGTGATGGACCATCATTTTGGTGCTGGCGCCTCGGGCCGGGTCGAGGGCTTTGAGGACAAGTATTACTTCGGGCGTCGTCCCTGCGGCTTCTACATTCCGCGGTTCCGCAACATCGCTACTGACAAGCGCGGCTACCTGCGTGGGTTCGGCTACCAGGGCGGTGCCAGCCGCACCGGCTGGTCGCGCGAGATCGCCGAGCTGAACATCGGTGCCGACCTGAAGGACGCGCTGACCGTGCCGGGCGACTGGCGCATCGGCATGACCGGCTTCGGCGAGATGCTGCCGCACCACGACAACACCATCCGCCTGGACCGCGACCGCAAGGACAAGTGGGGGCTGCCGGTGCTGGCGATGGACGTAGCCATGCGTGCCAACGAACTGGCGATGCGCAAGGACATGGCTGCCGATGCCGCCGAGATGCTGGAGGCGGCCGGCGTCAAGGACGTGGAGATGCACGACAGCGACTACGCTCCGGGCAAGGGCATCCACGAGATGGGGACCGCGCGCATGGGTCGTGACCGCAGGACCTCCGTGCTGAACCAGCACAACCAGGTGTGGGATGCGCCCAATGTCTATGTGACCGACGGTGCCTGCATGACCTCCAGCGCCTGCGTGAATCCCTCGCTGACCTACATGGCGTTGACCGCGCGCGCGGCCGACCATGCCGTGCGCGAATTGAAAGCGGGGAATCTCTGATGGATCGCCGCGAACTGTTGAAGATGATCGTCGCCGCCACCGGCGCGGCCATGGTCGGCCTGCCTGCGCTTGTTCATGGGCAGGCGCCGGCTGCCGGTACGAAGCCTCACTTCTCCGACGCCGATGTCGGCACGCTGGACGAGATCGCCGAGACCATCCTGCCACGGACGAAGACGCCGGGGGCGAAGGACGCCGGCGCCGGTGCTTTCATGGCGACGTTCGTCAGCGACTGCTACACCGCCCGGCAGCAGGCGACGTTCCGCGCCGGTCTGGCCGATATCGATAAGCGCGCCGGTGGCCGCTTCGTTTCACTTGCGCCGCAGGCCCGCACCGAACTGCTGCGCACGCTGGACGCAGAGGCCAGGAAACACGCGGTCGAGGTGACCGAGACCGGCACTGCCGAGGAAGGAGAAGCGATGCCGCATTACTTCACGATGATCAAGCAGCTGGCCATCTTCGGCTTCTTCACCTCGAAGGTCGGTGCGACCGAAGTGCTGCAGTACGTTGCCGTGCCGGGCCGCTACGACGGCGACCTCGCCTATGTTGCCGGCATGCCCGCGTGGGGGACCAGCTGATGGAAAACGCCGTGATGATCCGCTCTCTGTTGCTTGCCGCCGGCCTGCTGATGGTAGCGCCCGCATTCGCACAGGCCGGTGCCGATCCTGCGCGCGATCCGAAGAAAACCGAGGTGTGGACGCCTGTGCCTGCAGTGGTGGCCACGCCCGCGGGCAGAGCGCCCTCCGACGCGATCGTGCTGTTCGATGGCAGGGATGTCTCCGCGTGGGAGTCCGAGCAGGGTGGGCGCGTGCCTTGGACCGTAGCCGACGGCGCGCTGACCGTGGTGCCGGGCAGCAAGGGCATCCGCACCAGGCAACGCTTCTGCGACATCCAGTTGCATGTCGAGTGGCGCACGCCCACCGATACGAAGGGCTTCGACGGCCAGAACCGGGGCAACAGCGGCATCTTCCTGCAGGAGCAGTATGAGCTGCAGGTGCTCGACAGTTACAACAATCCGACCTATGCCAACGGCCAGGCGGGCTCCATCTACAAGCAGGCCATGCCGCGGGTGAACGCTTCGCGTGCCCCGGGCGAGTGGCAGGCCTACGACATCCTCTGGAAGGCACCGCGCTTCTCGCCGGGTGGCGGGCTCACTTCGCCCGCGCGTATCACCGTGCTGCACAACGGCGTGCTGGTGCAGGACGACACCGTGCTGGCGGGCAAGACCGAGTACATCGGCGCGCCCTCGTACTCGCCACATGCGTGCGCGCCGATCTATCTGCAGGAGCATGATTCCAAGGTCAGCTACCGCAACATCTGGGTGCGCGAACTGTAACGGCTGCCTGCTACTTCGCCAGGAAACTGGCGATGTCATCGATTTCCTGCTGCGACAGCTGGGAGAAGGGCGGCATCAATCCGCCGCCCTTCCTGATCTTGTCCTTGATCTGCGCCGGTTGCAGCCGCTTGCTGACGTCGGTGAGGGCGGGGAACGCGCCCGGCATGCCCGCACGGTCTGCGCCATGGCAGGCCGTGCAGTTCGCGGTGTAGAGCTTTGCGCCGGCGGCAGGGTCATCCTTGCACCACGCCGCAGTCGTAAACACAGCACAGGAAAGAACCACGGCCACTGTCAGGATCGTCTTCAAGGAGGTCTCCTTCGCTAGCGCTGTGCGCTGGCGGGCAGGGTGACGGTCAGGTGTTCCCGCAGGTAATCCGCGCCGGTCTGGATGACTTTGGCCGGGTCGCGCGGCTGGTCGTGCTCGACGATGTACCACTGCACGCCGGCCTTTGCCGCGGCCGGCAGGATCGCCTTCCAGTCCAGCACGCCCTGGCCGACGGCGGCAAAGCCACCCTCGTCTTCGGCCTGGCCTTTGGGTGCGTTGTCCTTGGCGTGTACCGCGAACAGCCGACCGCGGAATTTCGCCAGCATCACCGCCGGGTCCAGGCCCGCACGCGCGACCCAGGCCAGGTCCAGCTCGGTCTGCAGGTCGGGCCCCGCCGCTGCGAACAGCAGTTCCAGTCCTGTCCGGCCATTGAAGTCGACGAGCTCGAAATCGTGGTTGTGGTAGGCCAGTCGCATGCCCTTGGCGCGTACCTGTTTCGCGATCCTGCCCAGCTCCGTGCCCAGTGCGGTCCAGCCCGCGGCATCGGTCGGCCGATCCTTCGCGTCCAGGTATGGCACCACCAGCGTGGTGTTGCCGATCAATCGGTTGAAGGCCACCACGCCGTCAAGGTCCTTGCGCAGCTCGGCCAATGGCACGTGCGAGGAAATCGCCTTGATCGAATACCTCCCCAGCAACTGCTTGAGTTCGGTAGCGCTGACGCCCTGCGTGCCCACCGTTTCCACCGCACCCACGCCCGCGTCTTGGACGATCTTCAGCTGCTGCTCAAGCGAGCCGGCATTGCGCAGGGTGTACATCTGTACCGCGATGGGCTTTTGTGGGCCGGCAGCTTCGCGTGCGAAAGCGGGCAGGGCAGCGAGCAGCAGCACTGCGAGCGTCGCAGCTCTACGAACAGGGGTGTTCATCAAAAGATCCTCCCGGGATTCAACCGATGGCGGTCCAGGCGCGCGTCCTGGCCGATGTGATGACGCGGTCGACGATCTGCGCCGAGCGCATGCCGTCTTCGAAGGTGGGCAGGCCGTGCGGCCGCTCGCCTTCGATGGCGCGATAGGTGTCGGCAACAAATGCTTCGAAGCAATGGCCATAGCCCTGCGCGTGCCCCGCCGGCAGCACCGACAGCCGGCGCTGTTCGGCACTGCCGGCGCCTGGCCCACGCACGAAGATTTCCTCGCGCTGCTCGGGCAGGCCGATCCACAGCCGCTCGGCGTCCTCCTGGTTGAAGGCCACGCTGGCTCTGGCGCCATCGATCTCGAACCAGAGGCGATTGCGGCGTCCCGCCGATACCTGACTGACCGTCAACGATGCCAGCGTACCGGCGCCGGTACGGAACATCGCCGCGGCCACGTCCTCGCTCGCCACCGCCTGCATCGCGCCACCTGCCGCCGCTGTCGTGAAGCTCTTGCCGGTGTCGGCGCTGCGTTCGGCGATCACCGTGTCGAACGCCGCGCTGACCTCGGTGAAACGCTCGCCGCTGACCCACTCCACCAGGTCGCACCAGTGCGAGCCGATGTCGGCGAACACGCGCGATGCGCCGCCCAGTGCCGGGTCCACGCGCCAGTTGTTGCTGGCCGGGTCCAGCAGCCAGTCCTGCAGGTAGCTGCCATGGATCAGGTGCAGCGGTCCCAGTTCGCCCTGCGCGATGCGTGCGCGCGCCTCGCGGACGACCGGGTGGTAGCGGTAGACGAAGGGCACCGTGGCGATCAGTCCGGTCGCGGCAGCCAGCGCAGCCAGGGCCGCGGCGTCTTCCAGCATGGTGGCCAGCGGCTTCTCGCAGATCACATGCTTGCCGGCCTGCAGTGCGGCCTGTGCCATGGAGTGGTGCAGATGGTTGGGCGTGCAGACATGCACGACCTGGACCTGTGGGTCGGCGACCACCTCCTCGATGTCCCGATAGCCGCGTGGAACATTCCACGACTGCGCCACTTCAAGCGCGCGTTGCGGGGAGGAGGCGGCCACGCCACGGATATCGGCGCCGGCCAGCAGTGCCGCGCGGCGATGCACGGCAGCGATCATGCCCGTACCGACGATGGCGATTCCAAGCTTTGGCATCGGGTAGTGTCCTCAGGGCGTGGAAGGTGCGGCCGCGACCACCGGCCGGTCGCGGAACAGCAACAGGAAGGCGACCAGCACGATCAGCGCGACGCCTGCCGGGAACAGCCAGATCTGCTGCCAGTCCGGTCCCGCCGCCGTGGTGAAGTGCTCCACCACCGCGCCGGACAGGAACGTGCCGATCAACATGCCCACGCCGTACGTGGCCAGGGTGATGAAGCCCTGCGCGCTGCTGCGCGCGGCCGGGCCGGCATGCGCATCGGTGTAGATCTGGCCGGTGACGAAGAAGAAGTCGTAGCAGATGCCGTGCAGCACGATGCCGATCACCAGCAGCGAGAAGCCGCCGCCTGCATCGCCAAAGGCGAACATGGCATAACGCACTACCCACGCGGCCATGCCTACCGCCAGCATCGTCTTCACCCCCAGCCGCACGAACAGGAACGGCATGGCCAGCATCAGCAGGACTTCGGAGACCTGCCCCAGCGACTGCAGGCCCGCTGCGCCGCGCACACCGAGATCATTGAGGTACGGGTTGGTGAAGTTGTAGTAGAACGCCAGCGGGACGCAGATGGCGATGGACGACAGGAAGAACACCAGATACGAGCGTGACTTCAGCAGCCGCAGCGAATCCAGCCCCAGGATCTGTCCCAGCCCGGCATCGCGCTGCTGCGCCAGCGGCGGCGTATGCGGCAGGGTGAACG is part of the Stenotrophomonas lactitubi genome and encodes:
- a CDS encoding sugar phosphate isomerase/epimerase family protein, translating into MNTPVRRAATLAVLLLAALPAFAREAAGPQKPIAVQMYTLRNAGSLEQQLKIVQDAGVGAVETVGTQGVSATELKQLLGRYSIKAISSHVPLAELRKDLDGVVAFNRLIGNTTLVVPYLDAKDRPTDAAGWTALGTELGRIAKQVRAKGMRLAYHNHDFELVDFNGRTGLELLFAAAGPDLQTELDLAWVARAGLDPAVMLAKFRGRLFAVHAKDNAPKGQAEDEGGFAAVGQGVLDWKAILPAAAKAGVQWYIVEHDQPRDPAKVIQTGADYLREHLTVTLPASAQR
- a CDS encoding GMC oxidoreductase, coding for MADNHYDAIVVGSGISGGWAAKELTEKGLKVLMLERGRNIEHVKDYVNAMKEPWDFPHRNRPTQAMKAAFPVLMRDYALAENLQGMWADEQESPYIETKRFDWFRGYHVGGRSLMWGRQSYRFSDLDFEANLKDGIAADWPIRYADIAPWYDHVEKFAGIAGTREGLDVLPDGEFLPPIPLNIVEKDVAARIQKAFGGTRHMIHSRTANITKPMPEQGRVNCQYRNKCILGCPFGAYFSTQSATLPAAMKTGNLTLRPFSIVKEVLYDKDRKRARGVEVIDAETGQTYQYTAKVIFLNASSFNSTWLLMNSATDVWEGGLGSSSGELGHNVMDHHFGAGASGRVEGFEDKYYFGRRPCGFYIPRFRNIATDKRGYLRGFGYQGGASRTGWSREIAELNIGADLKDALTVPGDWRIGMTGFGEMLPHHDNTIRLDRDRKDKWGLPVLAMDVAMRANELAMRKDMAADAAEMLEAAGVKDVEMHDSDYAPGKGIHEMGTARMGRDRRTSVLNQHNQVWDAPNVYVTDGACMTSSACVNPSLTYMALTARAADHAVRELKAGNL
- a CDS encoding 3-keto-disaccharide hydrolase, whose translation is MIRSLLLAAGLLMVAPAFAQAGADPARDPKKTEVWTPVPAVVATPAGRAPSDAIVLFDGRDVSAWESEQGGRVPWTVADGALTVVPGSKGIRTRQRFCDIQLHVEWRTPTDTKGFDGQNRGNSGIFLQEQYELQVLDSYNNPTYANGQAGSIYKQAMPRVNASRAPGEWQAYDILWKAPRFSPGGGLTSPARITVLHNGVLVQDDTVLAGKTEYIGAPSYSPHACAPIYLQEHDSKVSYRNIWVREL
- a CDS encoding c-type cytochrome; this encodes MKTILTVAVVLSCAVFTTAAWCKDDPAAGAKLYTANCTACHGADRAGMPGAFPALTDVSKRLQPAQIKDKIRKGGGLMPPFSQLSQQEIDDIASFLAK
- a CDS encoding gluconate 2-dehydrogenase subunit 3 family protein; the encoded protein is MDRRELLKMIVAATGAAMVGLPALVHGQAPAAGTKPHFSDADVGTLDEIAETILPRTKTPGAKDAGAGAFMATFVSDCYTARQQATFRAGLADIDKRAGGRFVSLAPQARTELLRTLDAEARKHAVEVTETGTAEEGEAMPHYFTMIKQLAIFGFFTSKVGATEVLQYVAVPGRYDGDLAYVAGMPAWGTS
- a CDS encoding Gfo/Idh/MocA family protein — protein: MPKLGIAIVGTGMIAAVHRRAALLAGADIRGVAASSPQRALEVAQSWNVPRGYRDIEEVVADPQVQVVHVCTPNHLHHSMAQAALQAGKHVICEKPLATMLEDAAALAALAAATGLIATVPFVYRYHPVVREARARIAQGELGPLHLIHGSYLQDWLLDPASNNWRVDPALGGASRVFADIGSHWCDLVEWVSGERFTEVSAAFDTVIAERSADTGKSFTTAAAGGAMQAVASEDVAAAMFRTGAGTLASLTVSQVSAGRRNRLWFEIDGARASVAFNQEDAERLWIGLPEQREEIFVRGPGAGSAEQRRLSVLPAGHAQGYGHCFEAFVADTYRAIEGERPHGLPTFEDGMRSAQIVDRVITSARTRAWTAIG
- a CDS encoding nucleoside permease, with product MTHAMSRLGAMMFLQFFIWGAWFVTLGTYLVQGPLQASASQVATAFLSQSIGAIVAPFLVGLIADRYFAAQRILAVLHLAGAALMWLASTATDFNTFFACVMGYMLLFMPTLALANSVAMRHMQSPEKQFPPVRVAGSIGWIVAGVLIGWLGWEQAHRLELTFRMAAMASLALGLYAFTLPHTPPLAQQRDAGLGQILGLDSLRLLKSRSYLVFFLSSIAICVPLAFYYNFTNPYLNDLGVRGAAGLQSLGQVSEVLLMLAMPFLFVRLGVKTMLAVGMAAWVVRYAMFAFGDAGGGFSLLVIGIVLHGICYDFFFVTGQIYTDAHAGPAARSSAQGFITLATYGVGMLIGTFLSGAVVEHFTTAAGPDWQQIWLFPAGVALIVLVAFLLLFRDRPVVAAAPSTP
- a CDS encoding hydroxypyruvate isomerase family protein; protein product: MSIHSIRPGPGLTRRDALRIAVAGSLGLGAAGVLPAFAATAPLKGNLKHSVARWTFPQLSVAQLCQTVKGIGFAAIDLVGPEDWPTLKAHGVYSSMCNGAELGLTKGFAGREFHDLLVERYTRHIDLVADAGYRNLICFSGNRNGMDPQDGMANAEAGLKRILGHAEKRGVVLVMELLNSRVDHHDYLCDHSAWGVQLCQRLGSDNFGLLYDIYHMQIMEGDIIATIGRHHACFKHYHTAGVPGRHEIGDQQELNYPAICRAIRDTGFDGYLAQEFMPAAPDAVGSLREAIRLCDV